From the Misgurnus anguillicaudatus chromosome 17, ASM2758022v2, whole genome shotgun sequence genome, one window contains:
- the adarb1b gene encoding double-stranded RNA-specific editase 1 isoform X1 — protein MDVDEEENMSSCSTDVKENRNLDNVSSKDGVGLVEQLPNGSGGGGRKRPLEEGNNGHSHSKFRPKKRKKTPGPVLPKNALMQLNEIKPGLQYKLLSQTGPVHAPVFVMTVEVNGQLFEGSGPTKKKAKLNAAEKALRSFVQFPNASEAHLAMGRTLTVNTDFTSDQADFPDMLFNGFETPTPLEETFFLGSNGNGSLNPLGEYPVPQAPGTNSLVQAPLPTPSSFSSSNSGKNPVMILNELRPGLKYEFVSESGESHAKNFVMSVTVDSQTFEGSGRNKKLAKARAAQAALSALFNMQLDQTPSRQPIPREGLQLHLPQVLADAVSRLVVDKFSELTDNFTSPHARRKVLAGVVMTTGTDVKDAQVICVSTGTKCINGEYMSDRGLALNDCHAEIIARRSLIRYLYMQLEHFLSNNKEEHQKSIFTQCEKRGYRLKDNVQFHLYISTSPCGDARIFSPHEAGVEDQGDRHPNRKARGQLRTKIESGEGTIPVRSSNTIQTWDGVLQGERLLTMSCSDKIARWNVVGVQGSLMSYFTEPIYFSSIILGSLYHADHLSRAMYQRIADIEDLPQQFSLNRPLLSGISNAEARQPGKAPNFSVNWTVGDQALEVINATTGKDDVGRPSRLCKQALYSRWVRLHSKLSLTLRIKVPKPSSYHEAKQAAVEYHTAKQTLIKAFHKAGLGAWVKKPIEQDQFSLNS, from the exons ATGGATGTTGATGAGGAGGAGAACATGA GTTCATGCAGCACCGACGTAAAGGAAAACCGCAACCTGGACAACGTGTCTTCTAAGGATGGAGTCGGCCTGGTCGAACAGCTCCCCAATGGCAGCGGAGGAGGGGGTCGCAAGCGCCCCCTGGAGGAGGGTAACAATGGCCACTCGCATTCCAAATTCCGTCCCAAGAAGCGTAAAAAAACGCCCGGGCCGGTTCTGCCCAAGAATGCCCTCATGCAGCTGAACGAAATCAAACCGGGCTTACAGTACAAGTTGCTCTCGCAGACGGGACCGGTCCACGCTCCGGTGTTTGTCATGACCGTCGAGGTTAACGGGCAGTTGTTCGAGGGCTCGGGTCCAACGAAGAAAAAGGCCAAGCTGAACGCTGCCGAAAAGGCCCTGCGTTCCTTCGTGCAGTTCCCTAACGCGTCCGAGGCTCATCTGGCCATGGGCCGTACGCTGACCGTCAACACGGATTTCACCTCCGACCAGGCTGACTTCCCCGACATGCTCTTCAACGGGTTTGAGACGCCGACACCGCTTGAGGAAACGTTTTTTCTGGGCTCCAACGGCAACGGCTCCTTAAACCCGCTGGGAGAGTATCCTGTGCCCCAGGCACCGGGTACTAACAGTCTCGTGCAAGCACCCCTGCCAACCCCCTCCTCCTTCAGCTCCTCGAACAGCGGCAAGAACCCGGTCATGATCCTCAACGAGCTTCGGCCGGGTCTCAAGTACGAGTTTGTATCAGAAAGCGGAGAAAGCCACGCTAAGAACTTTGTGATGTCGGTGACCGTGGACTCGCAGACGTTTGAGGGCTCGGGCCGGAACAAGAAACTGGCAAAAGCCCGGGCTGCCCAGGCAGCTCTGTCTGCTCTCTTCAACATGCAGCTGGACCAGACGCCGTCCCGCCAACCCATTCCTAGAGAGGGCTTACAACTTCACCTGCCCCAG GTTCTTGCAGATGCCGTTTCTCGTCTGGTTGTGGACAAATTCAGTGAGCTGACTGACAACTTCACCTCTCCACATGCACGCCGGAAAGTTCTGGCCGGAGTTGTCATGACAACAG GTACTGACGTCAAAGACGCTCAGGTCATCTGTGTCTCAACTGGAACCAAGTGTATAAATGGTGAATACATGAGTGACCGCGGCCTGGCGCTGAACGACTGTCACGCAGAAATCATTGCTCGACGTTCCCTCATCAGGTATCTGTACATGCAGCTGGAACACTTTCTGAG CAACAATAAAGAGGAGCACCAGAAGTCTATATTTACACAGTGTGAGAAACGTGGCTACCGGCTGAAAGACAACGTCCAGTTTCATCTCTACATCAGTACCTCACCCTGTGGAGATGCTCGGATCTTCTCGCCTCACGAGGCGGGCGTCGAGG ACCAAGGAGACCGACACCCAAACCGAAAGGCGAGAGGCCAACTGAGGACCAAGATCGAGTCTGGAGAAGGGACCATACCGGTGCGATCCAGTAACACCATACAAACATGGGATGGGGTTCTTCAAGGGGAGCGACTCCTTACGATGTCATGCAGCGACAAAATTGCAAG GTGGAACGTGGTGGGTGTCCAGGGCTCTCTGATGAGCTACTTCACCGAGCCCATCTACTTCTCCAGCATCATTCTGGGCAGCCTGTATCACGCTGATCATCTCTCCCGAGCCATGTACCAGAGGATCGCTGACATTGAAGACCTGCCCCAGCAATTCTCGCTCAACCGGCCCCTGCTCAGCG GCATCAGTAACGCTGAGGCACGACAGCCAGGAAAAGCTCCCAATTTCAGTGTGAACTGGACTGTAGGTGACCAGGCTCTGGAAGTCATTAATGCCACCACGGGGAAGGATGACGTTGGCAGACCTTCACGTCTGTGTAAACAAGCCCTGTACAGCCGTTGGGTGCGACTGCACTCCAAG cTCTCGTTGACCCTGCGGATCAAAGTGCCCAAGCCCAGCTCGTACCACGAAGCCAAACAAGCCGCCGTGGAGTACCACACAGCGAAGCAAACGCTCATCAAGGCCTTTCACAAAGCGGGTCTCGGTGCTTGGGTTAAAAAACCCATCGAACAGGACCAGTTCTCTCTGAACTCTTGA
- the adarb1b gene encoding double-stranded RNA-specific editase 1 isoform X2, translating to MQLNEIKPGLQYKLLSQTGPVHAPVFVMTVEVNGQLFEGSGPTKKKAKLNAAEKALRSFVQFPNASEAHLAMGRTLTVNTDFTSDQADFPDMLFNGFETPTPLEETFFLGSNGNGSLNPLGEYPVPQAPGTNSLVQAPLPTPSSFSSSNSGKNPVMILNELRPGLKYEFVSESGESHAKNFVMSVTVDSQTFEGSGRNKKLAKARAAQAALSALFNMQLDQTPSRQPIPREGLQLHLPQVLADAVSRLVVDKFSELTDNFTSPHARRKVLAGVVMTTGTDVKDAQVICVSTGTKCINGEYMSDRGLALNDCHAEIIARRSLIRYLYMQLEHFLSNNKEEHQKSIFTQCEKRGYRLKDNVQFHLYISTSPCGDARIFSPHEAGVEDQGDRHPNRKARGQLRTKIESGEGTIPVRSSNTIQTWDGVLQGERLLTMSCSDKIARWNVVGVQGSLMSYFTEPIYFSSIILGSLYHADHLSRAMYQRIADIEDLPQQFSLNRPLLSGISNAEARQPGKAPNFSVNWTVGDQALEVINATTGKDDVGRPSRLCKQALYSRWVRLHSKLSLTLRIKVPKPSSYHEAKQAAVEYHTAKQTLIKAFHKAGLGAWVKKPIEQDQFSLNS from the exons ATGCAGCTGAACGAAATCAAACCGGGCTTACAGTACAAGTTGCTCTCGCAGACGGGACCGGTCCACGCTCCGGTGTTTGTCATGACCGTCGAGGTTAACGGGCAGTTGTTCGAGGGCTCGGGTCCAACGAAGAAAAAGGCCAAGCTGAACGCTGCCGAAAAGGCCCTGCGTTCCTTCGTGCAGTTCCCTAACGCGTCCGAGGCTCATCTGGCCATGGGCCGTACGCTGACCGTCAACACGGATTTCACCTCCGACCAGGCTGACTTCCCCGACATGCTCTTCAACGGGTTTGAGACGCCGACACCGCTTGAGGAAACGTTTTTTCTGGGCTCCAACGGCAACGGCTCCTTAAACCCGCTGGGAGAGTATCCTGTGCCCCAGGCACCGGGTACTAACAGTCTCGTGCAAGCACCCCTGCCAACCCCCTCCTCCTTCAGCTCCTCGAACAGCGGCAAGAACCCGGTCATGATCCTCAACGAGCTTCGGCCGGGTCTCAAGTACGAGTTTGTATCAGAAAGCGGAGAAAGCCACGCTAAGAACTTTGTGATGTCGGTGACCGTGGACTCGCAGACGTTTGAGGGCTCGGGCCGGAACAAGAAACTGGCAAAAGCCCGGGCTGCCCAGGCAGCTCTGTCTGCTCTCTTCAACATGCAGCTGGACCAGACGCCGTCCCGCCAACCCATTCCTAGAGAGGGCTTACAACTTCACCTGCCCCAG GTTCTTGCAGATGCCGTTTCTCGTCTGGTTGTGGACAAATTCAGTGAGCTGACTGACAACTTCACCTCTCCACATGCACGCCGGAAAGTTCTGGCCGGAGTTGTCATGACAACAG GTACTGACGTCAAAGACGCTCAGGTCATCTGTGTCTCAACTGGAACCAAGTGTATAAATGGTGAATACATGAGTGACCGCGGCCTGGCGCTGAACGACTGTCACGCAGAAATCATTGCTCGACGTTCCCTCATCAGGTATCTGTACATGCAGCTGGAACACTTTCTGAG CAACAATAAAGAGGAGCACCAGAAGTCTATATTTACACAGTGTGAGAAACGTGGCTACCGGCTGAAAGACAACGTCCAGTTTCATCTCTACATCAGTACCTCACCCTGTGGAGATGCTCGGATCTTCTCGCCTCACGAGGCGGGCGTCGAGG ACCAAGGAGACCGACACCCAAACCGAAAGGCGAGAGGCCAACTGAGGACCAAGATCGAGTCTGGAGAAGGGACCATACCGGTGCGATCCAGTAACACCATACAAACATGGGATGGGGTTCTTCAAGGGGAGCGACTCCTTACGATGTCATGCAGCGACAAAATTGCAAG GTGGAACGTGGTGGGTGTCCAGGGCTCTCTGATGAGCTACTTCACCGAGCCCATCTACTTCTCCAGCATCATTCTGGGCAGCCTGTATCACGCTGATCATCTCTCCCGAGCCATGTACCAGAGGATCGCTGACATTGAAGACCTGCCCCAGCAATTCTCGCTCAACCGGCCCCTGCTCAGCG GCATCAGTAACGCTGAGGCACGACAGCCAGGAAAAGCTCCCAATTTCAGTGTGAACTGGACTGTAGGTGACCAGGCTCTGGAAGTCATTAATGCCACCACGGGGAAGGATGACGTTGGCAGACCTTCACGTCTGTGTAAACAAGCCCTGTACAGCCGTTGGGTGCGACTGCACTCCAAG cTCTCGTTGACCCTGCGGATCAAAGTGCCCAAGCCCAGCTCGTACCACGAAGCCAAACAAGCCGCCGTGGAGTACCACACAGCGAAGCAAACGCTCATCAAGGCCTTTCACAAAGCGGGTCTCGGTGCTTGGGTTAAAAAACCCATCGAACAGGACCAGTTCTCTCTGAACTCTTGA